One segment of Chlorocebus sabaeus isolate Y175 chromosome 26, mChlSab1.0.hap1, whole genome shotgun sequence DNA contains the following:
- the LOC119623275 gene encoding chondroitin sulfate proteoglycan 4-like → MVSRGVLADEPPSLDPVQSFSQEAVDTGRVLYLHSRPEAWSDAFSLDVPSGLGAPLEGVRVELEVLPAAIPLDAQNFSVPEGGSLTLAPPLLCVTGPYFPTLPGLGLQVLEPPRHGALQKEDGPQARTLSAFSWRELLWEPELMVPIFHQWKLKP, encoded by the exons ATGGTGTCTCGTGGCGTCTTGGCAGatgagccacccagcctggaCCCCGTGCAGAGCTTCTCCCAGGAGGCAGTGGACACGGGCAGAGTCCTGTACCTGCACTCCCGCCCTGAGGCCTGGAGCGATGCCTTCTCACTGGATGTGCCCTCGGGCCTGGGTGCTCCCCTCGAGGGTGTCCGCGTGGAGCTGGAGGTGCTACCCGCTGCCATCCCACTGGATGCGCAAAACTTCAGCGTCCCTGAGGGTGGCAGCCTCACCCTGGCCCCTCCACTGCTCTGTGTCACCGGGCCCTACTTCCCCACTCTCCCGGGCCTTGGCCTGCAGGTGCTGGAGCCACCCCGGCATGGGGCTCTGCAGAAGGAGGACGGACCTCAAGCCAGGACCCTCAGCGCCTTCTCCTGGAGAGAG CTCCTCTGGGAGCCAGAACTTATGGTCCCCATTTTCCACCAATGGAAGCTGAAGCCCTAA